In Triticum aestivum cultivar Chinese Spring unplaced genomic scaffold, IWGSC CS RefSeq v2.1 scaffold95652, whole genome shotgun sequence, a genomic segment contains:
- the LOC123176965 gene encoding protein PELPK1-like, with protein sequence MASRNTALFLVGLLLSCVAMSNGARILEEETTPSKGEEHLPELPALPKVELPLFPEVHLPPKPELPKVELPSFPEVHLPPKPELPTFPEVHLPAKPELPKVELPPKPEMPTIPEFHFLEPEAKP encoded by the coding sequence ATGGCTTCAAGAAACACAGCTTTATTCCTCGTCGGGTTGCTCCTCTCGTGCGTCGCCATGAGCAATGGAGCAAGAATCCTGGAGGAGGAGACGACTCCTTCCAAAGGCGAGGAGCACCTGCCGGAGCTGCCAGCGCTGCCCAAGGTCGAGCTGCCACTATTCCCGGAGGTGCATCTGCCACCTAAGCCTGAGCTGCCCAAGGTAGAGCTGCCCTCTTTCCCTGAGGTGCACTTGCCACCCAAGCCCGAGCTGCCAACGTTCCCCGAGGTGCACCTTCCAGCCAAGCCGGAGCTGCCTAAGGTGGAGCTGCCACCGAAGCCAGAGATGCCCACCATCCCGGAATTTCACTTCCTGGAGCCGGAGGCTAAGCCATGA